One Lepeophtheirus salmonis unplaced genomic scaffold, UVic_Lsal_1.4 unplaced_contig_12135_pilon, whole genome shotgun sequence genomic window, AACTAAACTAAACTAAACTAACTAACTAAACTAACTAAAACTAACTaactaaaatagttttaaaataagtagacaatttaataaagtcaaatttaattaaaattttattatggctaataatataatttatgactaAAATTCAAacgtttcaaaattattttttattgaataacaaaaaaaaaacacaattaaattaaaatttttttactaaatttaaactttttttgtgtctataactgaattttttaataagtctaatagattttttaaatgttcagtTTTAGTTTCAGTTCCAATCACATcagtttttccaattttataatcaatccattttattatattattgttgtattctaaatctttttcaaaattaaaatgtttattgctAAAAGCTATCTCTTCATTTATAACTTTCTcgatatctaatttttttatttttaaatcaaaatctgttttttttataatttcttctattttattaattctttcaatattttcttctatattttttatttttgttttcagttcttctttgttcattataatatctatttctttaatcttttcttcaaaaagtgttattttatttcttaataaatcaaaatctaaaattttttcTTCGTATTTTGGTAAAGaggaaattatatattcaacaaGATCCGATTTAAATATTGGgagttttttaacatttttagtaACAGAAACTTCATATTCTTTAGATAAATTTTTGTTAGCTCTCCttgaaaattctaaaattttagaaaattgttctaaagaattttgcatttattttttttagacgaataaaaaattttaataaaaaaaaaataacaaaaaatttaataacaaaaaaatgtttggaaaaaaaattcattttatttaattagtcaattttaaatttccaaattagTCAAGAATAATAGAATTACCAGAACTcgtataaaactttttaaaacattcattaaatTGATTCAAACAATGAACAAAAccatcattcaaaataatttcattcatctttttaattacaaaaacagTTTCATTGTTATATTGTTGTTTTAAGTCACtaattttagtttcatttttattttcttgaattaacTTTTCAAGATTGTATCTTATCTCTTttacattttctcttttttcgtcaagaatttttatctttttttttaattcctgaagATTCTCAATTATTCCATCTAATTCCGTGTTAAGCTTTTTCTTTTCCTCtgaaattgttgaaaaattatctGATGTCTTCTTTACTGCTTTGTACAAATCTTCAGGTGCATTCTCATCATTAAGATCCTTGCACAAATCCTTAAAAGTATCGTAAATCGATTCATTCTCATATTTAGTGCCGTAAATTTTTGACGCAAACGAATTTTTTGCTTGCatcaactttaaatatttaggtCCCCCATAGTCGTatgtcttgaaaaataaaacatgtgtTTTAAACTCGTCAACTGTCTTtcttactattttataattagtttcaATCTTTTCATAATCCTCTGGAAGATTTACGTTAAGATAtttaattgatgatatttttcgttttagtttgttcatatttttttattaaaaattttttaattatgaaaattttatacGATGAACTTGGAAGTACATTAACTATTCCTAAAACTCACAATCCAACACCTTTAtctattaattctatttttgatattGCAGAAATGTTATCAACATCTCTTGGGCCCTCTGGATTAGATAAGATAATTCAAACAAAAGATTCAGAAATTATTGTGACAAACGACGGAGCAACTATCCTTGAAAACTTAGACTCTAACGCAATTTTCGTTACTATGGATGATAATTCTCCAACAATCAAGGCAAGTGTAAATgctgtttataaaataattctcgGATTGAGTAAAGCACAGGATGATAATATTGGAGATGGGACTACATCAATAGTTATAATTGCAGCAGAGCTATTAAAAAGACTCTTCCTGTTAGTTGAAAAGGGTTTTAACATAATGATGATCATAAGAAATCTTGGGAAGGTTATTTCAGAAATTGAGGCttttttattggataattaTAACGAGGCAAACTTTGAAAAAGACGCGATATTTGCGGCTAAAAATGCCCTATATTCCAAAATAGTTTCTTTTAAAAGACCTTCTGTTTTagaggaaacaaaaaaatcattttcaattttcagaaGAAGTGAAGAAACTCTAGAAAGCAGGAatgatatttctaaaatatgtttagatGCTATTAATTATTCCAGAAGAGGAAATTTTCTcaatctaaataatattaaaatcatttcaaaacCAGGAGCATCAATTTCAAAGAGCATTTTCATCGAgggaattttaataaataaatctttagcACATCctcaaatgaaaaaacaatctAACGGTAAAATTGGTTTACTAGCTGCACCCCTGGAATTGCCTAAAACTAAAACTAAAGCAAACTTTTCCATAAAAACTGCAGAGGAATTTGAAAATTACGAGAACTATGAAAAGAAATACTTCGCAAGAATCATTCAAACGTTgaaggaaaaagaaattaacattCTCCTATGTCAATTTGGATTTGAGGATGAATTGACATCTATGTTAACTGAAAATGGAATATTAGGTGTCAGATGGGTTGGAGGAACTGAGATGGAAAATACGGCTCTTCTTCTTGGTGCTAGTATTGCTTCACAGGTTGATAATATCGAGGGTTTTCCCGGAGagataaaagaattaaattttggaacaGAAGGAGAAAAAATGATTGAAGTTACCTCTGGGAATAAATCTGAAATTTGCACAATACTAGTCAGAGGTAGTACAGAAATGACGATAAAAGAATCAGAGAGATCAATTCATGATGCTTTGTGTggaataagaaatttattaacAGATAACAGAATTGTTTATGGCGGTGGAGCaatagaaaatgatatttataactttttaattaaaaaatcattgagCTATCCAGACCATTCAGAGACATTTGTGGCATTTGCTCGTGCTATTCAAGAAATACCAAGAATTTTGTTGCGAAACCAAGGACTTaatcttaatattttacaaaaattaggaaataatGTAGGAATCACGGGTGATATGAAGGAATTAGGTGTTTTTGAAACAGTTAAAAGTAAATTGAGTCAAATAAGAATGGCAAAAGAAGTTGCTTGCAGACTtctaaaaattgatgaaatgatATTTACCGATTAAAgaaattggaaattaaaaaaaattttatcgctttaattgtaaaaaatttttattattattttgaattctaaaaaaattcaactatttaaataaaaaaaattttaatttttaattttattttttcgtggAGAACTAACAATTCTTCAGAGcaaaaatgatgatattttaaatcagtTATCCCTGGCTGAACAGTGATGATTATTTTGAGTACTGATTTGCAATTTATTCtttctaaatctttttttttaacgttataatctataaacagttttttaattttaaaaatttctgcATGTTGCAggagttaaaaattatttccgtACTGGACATTTCAAAACCACTATTCTATCAAATGAATAACGAATATATATTCGATAAAGATGATAATGTTTGTAAAGTTGTTTGTTCTGAcgttaaaagaaaaaacgaaaaaattttatattttgtaaattgtgaTTTTGGAGATGGAagtattattgaaatttttaataaaggaaaaggagttatcatttataatgaggaatacaaaataattttaaggagaaattataagaaaaatttgaaacttataaaatcacttttaaaaCTGGCtcagaaataaatttgatttcatcAATATCTATGGCAGATGAAGATCCGGCAGAAAGAgtaaataaacaacttttagaCCTACAAAATCAACTAAAAGATAATATAGCAGAACGACAAAAAATAGGCACGTCATTAACTGCCCTAAATAAAGAAACAGATAAGTTAAAAGATAAAACTGATGTTTTTAAGAGCAAATCCCGaaattttagaatgaaaatgttctggaaatacGCCAAATGGGTTATTCTGGCAGTTTCAATTTTAACTATTCTCGTGTTAATTtgcttaaaaattttttattttaagtaaaatttaaatctattaaaaaatttttaataatttctaataaGTTTCTGCCATATATGGAAATCTTAATTTTGGAGATAATCTATATTCCTTTTCTAAATTCTGTTCCAACTCATATAAAATGTTCAGAAAATCAGAAATATTTCTTgctttatttaactttatcaTGTAATCTGGTTGGTCTTTGAGTAtatcatacaaaattttatacacATGTGACTTTATTTCACCAAAACCTTCTTTTTGATCacataaagttaaatattccttcaaaatttcTATTGGATGTTTATCCTCCTTACTGTAAATAAGAGGGTTATATAAATGTGTTTCTCCAACCATAATCCCATCTGCATCTGTGTAAtccaaacatttttgaatatccTTTTGATATGCCACATTTCCATTTGCAATGACTGGTATGGTcacagattttttaatatttttaatcatttcccACGAAGCCAGCCCTGTGTTCATTCCTCTTTGGTCAATTGTTCTTCCATGGACTATTAGAAGTTTACACCCAGAGTCTTGAATCATCCTGCAGTATTTTATAGTTGTTTCTGTATCttcaaatattcttattttgcAAGATAAATCCTTGGAaagattttttgataatttatggaCAATTTCTTCAGTTAGTgcccaatttttttgtaaatatgctCCATAATTTCCTCTCTTTGCAACTTTTTGAGGACAtccaaaatttatatcaattccgtTTGAAAATCTCTCAACCTTCTGTGCTACTTTTAACATAATATCAGGATCATTTCCACATATTTGAATTCTCAATCGATCTTCttctgttaaataaattttttgttgaccCCTTAAGTACGATTCACAATTAATCATTTCTGTGAAACATAAGTTAGacccatatttttttgcaagttttcTGTAGGCATATCCAGAATTATCAACCATAGGAgctaaacaataaaatttatcttcatGTCCGTGTGATCTATAGAATTTATCttccattatttaaatttaaaaatatttttaatatcgtaatactaaaaaaatgttaaaaaatttttaaatttaaaaaaattcaaaaactgttAAGAATAtacgtaataataaaaaaattttaaaattaaaaattaaaaaaaaatatttaagaaactgttaaaaatttttaaatatgtattaatattgataagaactctaaaaattttagaattaaatatttttttttaattaatttttattatcagcgtttattttctttttgatattttttagatgaGCTTTTATTTTGGTATTCTCAATTAATTCTTTACTCTCTATTCTGTTAAATTTTACtagacaatttaaaattatgagcTCTAAATTTTTATCAGGACAATTTGGCACTTCTTTTACGTATTtacctaaaatattttcttttaatgattttttatcaattcctCTAAATGGTTTCTTTCTTGAAATAGtttcatacatacaaacatCTAAGCTCCATATGTCTACTGTTTCATTATAGTCAACTTTTAGAATAATTTCAGGTGCCATATAATATGGTGTTCCTACAATTGATTTAGAAATGTCATTAACATTGGTTGATAAACTAAAGTCACACAATTTTACTTCTAAAAATTTAACTCCAGGtcttttgttgaataaaacattttcagGTTTAATATCTCTatgtattatatgttttttgcaGTGTAAGTAATTCAAAGCATTTATCAGCTGTGAATATatcagataaatatattttgtatctaaattcttatttaggtaataatcattaaaattttcaagattACCGTAATTTGCATattccaatattacatatttagaaTGCTGTGACTCGtcaaattgtatgtatttaattatatttctatgagaaatattctttaaaaataaaatttccttatttgcatattttttagattttttatcgTACgatttacaaatgaaaaatgatttttcagaGAACGATCTCATAAGATAAGCAGTTCCATCTGTACCTCTTtctacttttgtaataaattttaagccaTCCATAAATgcataacaattaaaaattagttttaaaaaattttaataaattcactCTTCATCATTCACTACTTCATTGTAGGCAAATTCATACCCATCAACATTTCCAACAACTTTTAcccattgttttaaatttttaccaatcaaaaatttattgcaaagaagttttaaatttttttttttttaaactttccaaACTCTTAACTTCTACAAAATTTCCATTTTCCGTTATTTCagttttatttcccaaaaacaTCTCCTTagaatttttctctttttatta contains:
- the LOC121130802 gene encoding uncharacterized protein → MKILYDELGSTLTIPKTHNPTPLSINSIFDIAEMLSTSLGPSGLDKIIQTKDSEIIVTNDGATILENLDSNAIFVTMDDNSPTIKASVNAVYKIILGLSKAQDDNIGDGTTSIVIIAAELLKRLFLLVEKGFNIMMIIRNLGKVISEIEAFLLDNYNEANFEKDAIFAAKNALYSKIVSFKRPSVLEETKKSFSIFRRSEETLESRNDISKICLDAINYSRRGNFLNLNNIKIISKPGASISKSIFIEGILINKSLAHPQMKKQSNGKIGLLAAPLELPKTKTKANFSIKTAEEFENYENYEKKYFARIIQTLKEKEINILLCQFGFEDELTSMLTENGILGVRWVGGTEMENTALLLGASIASQVDNIEGFPGEIKELNFGTEGEKMIEVTSGNKSEICTILVRGSTEMTIKESERSIHDALCGIRNLLTDNRIVYGGGAIENDIYNFLIKKSLSYPDHSETFVAFARAIQEIPRILLRNQGLNLNILQKLGNNVGITGDMKELGVFETVKSKLSQIRMAKEVACRLLKIDEMIFTD